From Ignavibacteriales bacterium:
ATGCTGACAACTTCCCCGATCTCGCCGGAATTCATGATCTCTTTGAGTTTTCTGAAATACGGAGTATAGCGCAGCACATGGCATATTGCGACAATCCTCTGCGCCTTCTCGGTGAGCTTCATGATGTCGTTGCACTCTCTCCACGACTGGGAAATCGGTTTCTCAAGCACCATATCATATCCCATTTTGAGTCCGCCCATGGCCGGGCCGTAGTGCAGGTGGTCCGGCGTTGTGATGATCAGCGCATCGGCGAACTTCGGCACTTTCAGCGCGTGTTCCCACGTCACCCACTGATGCTGCTCCGGTATTTGATACTTCTTCGCAAATCTGTTCCTCCTGAACTCGTTAGGCTCTGCCACGCCGACGATCTTCAACTCGTCGGGGAATTTCAGACTGTACCCGGAGTACACATTGCCCCGGTTCCCGGCGCCAAGGACGATGGCCGTCAGCGGCCGATCCGGTTTCCACGAATCCATGTCCTGTGGAATGGAGAGCATTTCCGGCTCAGATGCGCTTGCTTCTTTGGCGTGCAAGAACGGAGCTCCCAGCGCGAGGAGAGACCCTTTCTTCAACAAATCTCTTCTACTGATTCGATGGTCTTTCATGCAACCTCCATTGAGCAATGGTGACGAGAAGATGATTACGGCAACTTGAAAACTCTTTCCATCGGGAGCCACTTTTCACCCGGCTTCGCATCCGGGAGCGGCTCCTGAAACTTGGCCACGAATGTTTCCCATTCTTTCTGGCGCGGCAAGGTGCCAAGCCGCTTCATCGCAGCATCGAAATCTACGCTTGCTCCGGCCTCGACAATCATGAACATCCTCGTGCCGCGCAGGTAGATCTGCATATCCTCAAGACCTACGTCCCGGATTCCACGCGTTATCTCCGGCCAGATGTTTTTGTCTTCATGCCAGTATTTGTATTGGCGAATCAGCTCCGGGTCGTTCTTCAGGTCGAGCGTCAGGCAATAGCGTTTGGTCATGTCAGTCACTCCCTTGTTTTCGGCGGATCTTGACTTGAATCGTGTTCTCGATTTTGTTCTCTGCGATGAGGATCAGATATCCTCCCCCGCCGGCCCCCGAGAGCTTCCACCCGAGCGCATGTGATTTGTAGCGATCGATCACTGACATGATCGCGTCATCAACCATATGGGGAAACATCGCCACCTGAGCGTCAAACGAGTGAGTGAAGTATTTGCCAAACTGCACCAAGTCCCTCGCCAGGATCGCGTCCCAGCATTGATCTGTTGCTTCCGCGAGCCGCCGTGCTCC
This genomic window contains:
- a CDS encoding L-rhamnose mutarotase, which gives rise to MTKRYCLTLDLKNDPELIRQYKYWHEDKNIWPEITRGIRDVGLEDMQIYLRGTRMFMIVEAGASVDFDAAMKRLGTLPRQKEWETFVAKFQEPLPDAKPGEKWLPMERVFKLP